A genomic segment from Euleptes europaea isolate rEulEur1 chromosome 15, rEulEur1.hap1, whole genome shotgun sequence encodes:
- the ZSWIM2 gene encoding E3 ubiquitin-protein ligase ZSWIM2 has protein sequence MASVSRRRPVATPKLSWRQDQALGSTLRIVRVLGPTAFVLQQQEEEEEEEQLRVFLGNPHSCSCSTFGKEKDLCKHICWLLLKKFKLPRDHEYALKLGLVEREISYVLQGPQVALQPKVTINCITELQTGDDGSIKQKEIETEDVCPICQDVLFQKMLPVTYCRFGCGNNIHIVCMKIWADHQQGLERDSLIKCPLCREDFAPLKLILEEFRNCRRLVTAAEKQPLDRHLGVPCNNCRICPVEGICYRCTECPEYHLCHGCFRRVCHPSHTFVFREKRNQKWRSVKKLLQLSNSGENLKSINPEENCKEEKDKEKYSCIPEHIVKSLPTALVRKCSRLLDPGLQCRLCLKIFCLGQVAKFLPCNHKFHRKCIDHWLRKENGCPIDDHVVYNPLTWEDVPSRGKENPLATQAKNKLAEQTEQELFIPGTGLFIKGINPGYGSEKSQIHCNKKKSPSEFEQDLTLNGFSYGHMRSAVSGQHSIRKTGNLKFSRYVRGLTFIPKSHSDTHREDGLSADASVHATVGGANGLAAGASGLDASAGPYTSPEDFHPPSSGTGY, from the exons atggcttccgtGTCGCGGCGGCGCCCGGTCGCCACCCCCAAGCTGAGCTGGCGGCAGGACCAAGCGCTGGGCAGCACCTTGCGCATCGTGCGGGTCTTGGGGCCCACCGCTTTCgtcctgcagcagcaggaggaggaggaagaggaagagcagcTCAGG GTTTTCCTAGGGAACCCTCATTCGTGCAGCTGCTCAACGTTTGGGAAAGAGAAGGACCTCTGTAAACATATTTGCTG GTTATTGCTGAAAAAATTCAAACTTCCAAGAGATCATGAAT ATGCTCTAAAGTTGGGTCTTGTAGAAAGAGAAATTAGCTACGTGCTTCAAGGTCCTCAAGTCGCTCTCCAACCCAAAGTAACGATTAATTGCATTACGGAGTTGCAAACAGGTGATGATGGGTCTATTAAACAAAAAGAAATCGAGACAGAGGACGTATGCCCAATTTGCCAGGATGTGCTATTTCAGAAGATGCTTCCTGTGACGTATTGCAG GTTTGGTTGTGGCAACAACATACACATTGTATGTATGAAGATCTGGGCTGATCATCAGCAAGGATTAGAGAGAGACTCTTTAATAAAGTGCCCCCTGTGTAGGGAAGATTTTGCTCCACTGAAGCTCATCTTGGAAGAATTCAGAAACTGCAGAAGACTTGTGACTGCGGCAGAGAAACAGCCTCTTGACAGACACCTTGGAGTCCCTTGCAATAATTGCAGAATATGCCCCGTTGAGGGCATTTGCTACAG GTGTACTGAATGTCCTGAATACCACCTCTGCCATGGTTGTTTTAGAAGAGTTTGCCATCCTTCGCATACTTTTGTGTTCCGAGAG AAAAGAAATCAGAAGTGGAGGTCAGTCAAAAAGCTATTACAACTGTCAAATTCAGGGGAAAATCTGAAGAGCATTAATCCAGAGGAGAATTGTAAGGAAGAAAAGGACAAAGAGAA GTACAGCTGCATACCGGAGCACATAGTAAAATCGTTACCTACTGCGCTGGTTAGGAAATGTAGCCGTTTACTTGATCCGGGTTTGCAGTGTAGACTCTGTCTGAAGATCTTTTGCCTTGGCCAAGTTGCAAAATTCCTGCCATGTAACCATAAG TTTCACAGGAAATGCATCGACCATTGGTTACGGAAAGAAAATGGATGCCCTATAGATGACCATGTTGTGTATAATCCATTAACCTGGGAGGATGTACCAAGCAGAGGCAAAGAAAATCCATTAGCAACTCAAGCTAAAAACAAACTTGCAGAGCAGACAGAACAGGAACTTTTTATACCCGGGACTGGATTGTTCATCAAGGGAATAAATCCTGGTTATGGCTCTGAGAAATCTCAAATACATTGTAATAAGAAGAAAAGTCCTTCAGAATTTGAACAGGATTTAACTCTGAACGGCTTCAGCTATGGTCACATGAGAAGCGCCGTGTCTGGCCAACATAGCATTCGGAAAACGGGGAATTTGAAATTTTCTAGATATGTTAGGGGCTTAACCTTTATTCCGAAATCTCATTCGGATACC